One stretch of Tepidibacter hydrothermalis DNA includes these proteins:
- a CDS encoding chemotaxis protein CheW: MVENTQERYVIFKLKNEFYGININYVQTIEKMIEITRVPKANAYVKGVINLRGEIVPVIDLRKRFNVESSDYDKDSRIIVNKIDDVLVGFVVDSVTEVKEIDQDNIDYSIVDEGFNDGFIKGIGKIDEQIIILIDVNKVLDN, from the coding sequence ATGGTGGAAAATACTCAAGAAAGATATGTTATTTTTAAATTAAAGAATGAGTTTTATGGAATTAATATAAATTATGTTCAAACAATAGAAAAAATGATTGAAATAACAAGGGTTCCTAAGGCAAATGCGTATGTAAAAGGAGTTATAAATTTAAGAGGAGAAATTGTACCAGTAATAGATTTAAGAAAAAGATTCAATGTTGAAAGTTCAGATTATGATAAAGATTCTAGAATCATAGTAAACAAAATAGATGATGTTTTAGTTGGATTTGTAGTAGACTCTGTAACGGAAGTGAAAGAAATAGATCAAGATAATATAGATTATTCTATAGTAGATGAAGGTTTTAATGATGGATTTATTAAAGGAATTGGGAAGATCGATGAACAAATAATAATATTAATAGATGTTAATAAAGTATTAGATAATTAA
- a CDS encoding chemotaxis protein CheC: protein MNFKLDNIQDLYIDVLKEIGNIGAGNSATSLSKMINSKIDMEVPSIEILEIEKVVEILGGEELIVSGVYLEFYGDINGTILLILDKKSSDNLLSMLFGKPCEGEFYNEMELSAFQEIGNILASSYINSISAFSSLKVNISVPSVSIDMAGSILSVPAIEYGQVSDKIILIENRLKEGENEIVGNFFLMPDMDSFKVLFKSLGVLNDE, encoded by the coding sequence ATGAATTTTAAATTAGATAATATACAAGATTTATATATAGATGTTCTTAAAGAAATAGGAAATATAGGTGCAGGTAATTCTGCTACTTCTCTTTCTAAAATGATTAATTCTAAAATAGATATGGAAGTTCCTTCTATTGAAATATTAGAAATAGAAAAAGTAGTTGAAATTTTAGGTGGAGAAGAACTAATAGTGTCAGGAGTATATCTAGAGTTTTATGGAGATATAAATGGAACTATACTTTTGATATTAGATAAAAAATCTAGTGATAATTTATTGAGCATGTTATTTGGAAAACCTTGCGAAGGTGAGTTTTATAATGAAATGGAATTATCGGCGTTTCAAGAAATAGGAAATATATTAGCTAGTTCGTATATAAATTCTATATCAGCGTTCTCTAGTCTTAAGGTAAATATATCTGTACCCTCTGTTAGCATAGATATGGCAGGGTCTATACTAAGTGTTCCAGCTATAGAGTATGGACAAGTTAGTGATAAAATAATTTTAATAGAAAATAGGCTAAAAGAAGGTGAAAATGAGATAGTAGGTAATTTTTTCTTGATGCCAGATATGGATTCTTTTAAAGTGTTATTTAAGAGTCTAGGAGTGTTAAATGATGAATAA
- a CDS encoding chemotaxis protein CheD produces the protein MNNLIKVGMADYKIGKNDDSLITLGLGSCVGIVLYDKFKKIGGMAHIMLPSSKDIKNNSNKAKFADTALKEMLNDMIKQGASKNRMIAKIAGGAQMFNISIKSDTLNIGRRNVDAVKSILSEYRINIISEDVLGNHGRTIEFNCINGELSIKTIGKGKKII, from the coding sequence ATGAATAATCTTATAAAAGTTGGCATGGCAGATTATAAAATAGGAAAAAATGATGATTCTTTAATAACCTTGGGATTAGGGTCTTGTGTTGGAATTGTTTTATATGATAAATTCAAAAAAATTGGAGGAATGGCACATATAATGCTTCCGAGTAGTAAAGATATAAAAAATAATTCAAATAAAGCTAAATTTGCCGATACAGCATTAAAAGAAATGCTAAATGATATGATTAAACAAGGTGCTTCAAAAAACAGAATGATAGCTAAAATAGCAGGAGGAGCACAGATGTTTAATATATCCATAAAAAGTGATACTTTGAATATAGGTAGAAGGAATGTGGATGCTGTAAAATCAATATTGTCTGAATATAGAATAAATATTATATCTGAAGATGTACTAGGTAATCATGGTAGAACTATAGAGTTTAATTGTATTAACGGAGAATTATCGATAAAGACAATAGGAAAAGGTAAAAAAATAATATAA